The Pangasianodon hypophthalmus isolate fPanHyp1 chromosome 2, fPanHyp1.pri, whole genome shotgun sequence genome window below encodes:
- the myo10l1 gene encoding unconventional myosin-X: MDAFFAEGTRVWVKEKEQLLPSTVNSCGDGTIVLTTDYGEVLYLQQAEVNREKVYPMHQSSIDGVEDMSTLAELHEAAIMHNLHQRYQKDHIYTNIGSILAAVNPYKQIAGLYDLSAVDLYSRHHLGELPPHIFAVASESYRCLWKRHDSQCVLISGESGAGKTESTKLLLQFLSVMSQNSAGAPEKTACVEQAIVQSSPIMEAFGNAKTVYNNNSSRFGKFIQLHFCQSGNIQGGCIVDYLLEKNRVVRQNPGERNYHIFYALLAGADKGQKETYYLAEPPELFHYLSQSGCVKDRNLDDKKLYDSVMEALKVLEFSEEEIRDMFKLLSGVLQLGNIEFMTAGGAQITTKQVVTNVSELLGLDSFQLSEVLTQRSMILRGEEICSPLTIEQAIDSRDSVAMALYSQCFSWIIMRINQKINGRDNFKSIGILDIFGFENFEVNRFEQFNINYANEKLQEYFNKHIFSLEQLEYNREGIRWEAIDWMDNAECLDLIEKKLGMLALVNEESRFPKGTDFTLLEKLHSRHSTNPYYVKPRLADHQFGIKHYAGEVLYDVRGILEKNRDTFRDDILNMLKDSRLDFIYDLFEQVGSRNNEETLKMGTARKKPTVSSQFRDSLHSLMATLSVSNPFFVRCIKPNMDKTPNRFDPEVVLNQLRYSGMLETVKIRRAGFPVRRTFKDFLSRYKIILKEGGKTAAADGDEKKRCTDLLTKYDHTKKDWQLGKTKVFMKESLEQRLEKERDEVRRKAGLIIRAHLLAYIARKQFKKALSSIVTIQKNYRAHFYRRRFLRQRSAVLVLQRCRRGQVARSRCRKLRDEKRKREEEERRKKEAEEKKREGEGAQVKGEDAEKGEDEAAGGTQLSVEEQSRQMEEILRLEREIERLQKQREDGVSQLCESSRQELRLRRHAEALRLKKEASRVATQSLDLQSFAGIQPEQKVPAAPPLPTAAEGSSVGEGRVSLPDFPPPAEGPPDQEILATLPPPPPAFAEGTPPSSSPAAAPTVPAPPPPPPPPPPPPPPPPPPLPGEAAQVNMNVSKPEEEKEVSEPAEPEKEEKKADEAEGEAADRGSRLTETEEPIYSLPLDTESDYDQDELEEGQNNNAANDPEHARKSTCTNASQESYNRSSDSYVESDEEHDGLADTDEELSNGKGNILNGNGPPYFHSYLYMKAGLMIPWRRRWCVLKDETFMWFRSKQESLKSGWLYKKGGGLSTLSRRNWKMRWFVLRDSKLMYFENDSEEKLKGTIDIRSAKEIVDNHEKENALNIVTDERTYQVFAESPEDASGWFTVLSRVHTATPEQLLEMSHEQANPKNAVGTLDVGLIDSVCASDNPDRPNSFVIITANRVIHCNTELPEEMHHWISLLQKPKGDTKVEGQEFLVRGWLHKEVKTGAKSSALKLKKRWFILTNNSLDYYKSAERSTSKMGTLVLNSLCSVVQPDEKVFKETGYWNIVVHGRKHSYRLYTKMLNEAMRWVSAIQGVIENKAPIETPTQQLIRDIKENSVNSEAVEQMYRRNPILRYTQHPLHSPLLPLPYGEINDSLQKEKGYGSLQDEAVKIFNSLQEMEIVSDPVAIIQGILQTCHDLKPLRDEVYCQLIKQTNHVPQPNSPGNRAHWHLLTCMSCTFLPSRAILRYLRFHLKRVRERYPGTEIEKYAHFISESLKKTKTREFVPSQEEIAALLTRREMATTVYCHGGGSCKISINSHTTAGEVVEKLIRGLAMDNSRNLFSLFEHNKVESRAIESRVIVADVLAKFERLAGSEEEEEEGPWRLYFKLYCFLDVDSMPKEGVEFAFMFEQAHESLISGHFPASEETLQHLAALRLQYIHGDVARTPWSLSSVYPVARLRTRILHSTKVGGSGGVGVAGVGPGGHTLERRRTSFLDGTLRRSFKTGSLKKQREEEQMLEMFVKEEMSATLTSVLEKWNRLHGMPQHQAMLSYMTIIKEWPGYGSTLFDVECKEGGFPHDLWLGVSAENVSVYKRGEPKPLETFQYEHIVFFGAPQPSTYKITVDEREMFFETPRVGEITKIMKAYINMIVKKRCSVMSVTSTGSTWIR; the protein is encoded by the exons ACGAACATCGGCTCCATCTTGGCAGCGGTGAACCCGTATAAGCAGATTGCAGGCCTGTATGATCTCTCAGCAGTAGATCTGTACAGTCGACATCACCTCGGCGAACTCCCACCTCACATCTTCGCCGTGGCCAGCGAGAGCTACCGATGCCTCTGGAAAAGACACGACAGCCAGTGTGTGCTCATCAG tggaGAGAGCGGAGCTGGTAAAACAGAGAGCACTAAACTTCTGCTGCAGTTTCTGTCTGTGATGAGCCAGAATTCAGCGGGAGCTCCGGAGAAGACCGCCTGCGTAGAGCAAGCCATCGTACAGAGCAG TCCAATCATGGAGGCATTTGGAAACGCCAAAACTGTTTACAACAACAACTCCAGTCGCTTCGGAAAGTTCATCCAGCTTCATTTCTGTCAGAGTGGCAACATCCAAGGAGGCTGCATCGTCGACT ATTTGCTTGAAAAG AACCGTGTGGTGAGACAGAACCCTGGAGAGAGAAACTATCACATCTTCTACGCTCTGCTGGCCGGTGCTGATAAAGGGCAGAAAG AAACGTATTACCTGGCTGAACCTCCTGAGCTGTTTCATTACCTGAGTCAGTCTGGCTGCGTGAAGGACCGCAATCTGGACGATAAGAAGCTCTACGATAGTGTCATG GAAGCGCTGAAGGTGCTGGAGTTCAGTGAGGAGGAGATCAGAGACATGTTCAAGCTGCTGTCTGGAGTCCTGCAGCTGGGCAACATTGAGTTCATGACAGCAGGGGGCGCTCAGATCACCACCAAGCAGG TGGTCACTAACGTCAGTGAGCTTCTGGGTCTGGACTCGTTCCAGTTGTCTGAAGTTTTGACTCAGCGCTCCATGATTCTCAGAGGAGAAGAGATCTGCTCCCCGCTTACTATAGAGCAG GCGATAGATTCGCGGGACTCGGTTGCCATGGCGCTGTACTCTCAGTGCTTCTCCTGGATCATCATGCGCATCAACCAGAAGATCAACGGCCGAGACAACTTCAAATCCATCGGCATCCTCGACATCTTCGGCTTCGAGAATTTCGAG GTGAACCGCTTCGAGCAGTTCAACATCAACTACGCTAATGAGAAGCTGCAGGAGTATTTTAACAAACACATCTTCTCTCTGGAGCAGCTCGAGTACAACAG ggaGGGAATTCGCTGGGAAGCCATAGACTGGATGGACAACGCAGAATGTCTGGATCTGATTGAAAAA aaactgGGCATGTTGGCACTGGTTAATGAGGAGAGCCGCTTCCCCAAAGGTACAGATTTCACTCTGCTGGAGAAACTACACAGCCGACACTCG ACCAACCCGTACTATGTGAAGCCTCGACTGGCCGATCATCAGTTTGGCATTAAGCACTACGCTGGCGAG GTTTTGTATGACGTGAGAGGCATCTTGGAGAAGAACAGAGATACATTTAGAGACGATATCTTGAACATGCTGAAGGACAGCAg gCTGGACTTCATCTACGACCTGTTTGAGCAAGTGGGTAGCAGGAATAATGAAGAGACCCTGAAGATGGGCACCGCTCGGAAGAAACCCACCGTGAGCTCCCAGTTCAGA GACTCTCTGCACTCCTTAATGGCCACTCTCAGTGTGTCCAACCCCTTCTTCGTGCGCTGCATCAAACCCAACATGGACAAG ACACCCAACAGGTTTGACCCGGAGGTGGTTCTGAATCAGCTGCGCTACTCGGGCATGCTGGAAACGGTGAAGATCCGGCGTGCAGGGTTTCCCGTCAGACGCACTTTCAAAGACTTCTTGAGCAG GTATAAGATTATTCTGAAGGAAGGCgggaaaacagcagcagctgatgGAGATGAGAAAAAAAGGTGCACTGATCTGCTCACCAAATACGACCACACCAAGAAAGACTGGCAGCTCGGGAAGACCAAG GTGTTTATGAAGGAGTCTCTGGAGCAGAGGCTGGAGAAGGAGCGAGACGAAGTGCGCCGTAAAGCCGGCCTCATCATACGAGCGCACCTGCTCGCTTACATAGCAAg GAAGCAATTTAAAAAAGCTCTGTCCAGCATCGTGACCATCCAGAAGAACTACCGTGCACACTTCTACCGCCGCCGATTCCTTCGCCAGCGCTCGGCCGTGCTCGTCCTGCAGAGGTGCCGGCGCGGACAGGTGGCGCGGAGCAGGTGTCGCAAACTCCGAGacgagaagaggaagagagaggaggaggagaggaggaagaaagaggcagaggagaagaagagagagggagagggggcaCAGGTGAAAGGAGAAGATGCAGAAAAAGGAGAGGATGAGGCAGCAGGAGGCACTCAG ctctctgtgGAGGAGCAGAGCCGTCAGATGGAGGAGATCCTGAGGCTGGAGCGGGAGATCGAGCGGCTGCAGAAGCAGAGGGAGGACGGCGTGTCGCAGCTGTGTGAGAGCTCACGGCAGGAGCTGAGGCTACGCCGTCACGCTGAGGCTCTGCGTCTCAAAAAGGAGGCATCTCGTGTCGCCACTCAGTCGCTTGACCTGCAGAGCTTCGCCGGCATCCAGCCTGAACAGAAGGTCCCTGCGGCGCCGCCTTTGCCCACTGCGGCTGAAGGTTCCAGTGTGGGAGAGGGTCGAGTCTCGCTGCCTGATTTCCCTCCTCCGGCTGAGGGGCCTCCTGATCAGGAGATCTTAGCCACGCTGCCTCCACCTCCACCGGCCTTCGCTGAGGGCACGCCGCCTTCCTCTTCACCTGCTGCTGCTCCAACCGTCCCCGCGCCTCCTCCTCcgcctcctccacctcctcccccacctcctccacctcctcctccactcccAGGAGAGGCTGCACAGGTGAACATGAACGTCTCCAAAccggaggaggagaaggaagtGTCTGAGCCTGCAGAGcctgagaaagaggagaaaaaggcAGATGAGGCAGAAGGTGAGGCAGCGGATCGGGGCAGCAGGCTGACCGAAACCGAGGAGCCGATTTACAGCCTTCCGCTGGACACGGAGTCTGACTACGACCAGGACGAGCTGGAAGAGGGACAGAACAACAACGCGGCAAACGACCCGGAGCACGCGCGCAAGTCCACCTGCACCAACGCCAGCCAGGAGTCGTACAATCGCAGCTCAGACTCG TATGTGGAGAGCGATGAGGAGCATGACGGTCTCGCTGATACAGATGAAGAGCTGTCGAACGGTAAAGGCAACATCCTGAATGGTAATGGGCCTCCATACTTCCACAGCTACCTCTATATGAAAG cGGGTTTGATGATCCCGTGGCGAAGGCGCTGGTGTGTTCTGAAGGACGAGACATTCATGTGGTTCCGCTCCAAACAGGAGTCTCTGAAGTCGGGCTGGCTGTATAAGAAAGGCGGAGGACTGTCCACGCTCTCGCGCAGGAACTGGAAGATGCGCTGGTTTGTGCTGCGTGATTCTAAGCTCATGTACTTCGAGAACGACAGCGAGGAGAAGCTCAAGGGCACCATTGACATCCGCTCAGCCAA GGAGATAGTAGACAACCATGAGAAGGAGAATGCACTGAACATCGTGACGGATGAACGGACGTATCAGGTGTTTGCCGAGTCACCAGAAGATGCCAG tggtTGGTTTACCGTCCTGAGTCGGGTCCATACTGCCACCCCTGAGCAGCTGCTGGAGATGTCTCATGAGCAGGCGAACCCAAAAAACGCTGTG ggcACTCTGGATGTCGGACTGATCGactctgtgtgtgcgtctgaCAATCCGGACCG ACCTAACTCTTTTGTGATCATCACGGCGAATCGAGTGATCCACTGTAACACAGAGCTCCCGGAGGAGATGCACCACTGGATCAGCCTCCTTCAGAAGCCCAAAGGAGACACCAAGGTTGAAGGCCAGGAGTTCCTGGTTAGAG GCTGGCTGCATAAAGAGGTGAAGACCGGAGCCAAGAGCAGTGCACTGAAACTGAAGAAGCGCTGGTTCATCCTGACCAACAACTCTCTGGATTACTACAAATCGGCCGAGCGCAGCACATCCAAGATGGGCACGCTGGTGCTGAACAGCCTCTGCTCCGTGGTCCAGCCCGATGAGAAGGTGTTCAAAGAGACGG GATACTGGAACATTGTGGTTCATGGGAGGAAACATTCCTACCGGCTCTACACCAAGATGCTGAACGAGGCCATGAGATGGGTTTCGGCTATTCAGGGTGTCATTGAGAACAAGGCGCCCATTGAGACGCCGACACAGCAGCTCATCAGAGACATCAAG GAGAACAGCGTGAATTCGGAGGCGGTGGAGCAGATGTATCGCCGGAACCCCATCCTACGCTACACCCAGCATCCACTGCACTCGCCCCTGCTGCCGTTACCGTACGGAGAGATCAATGACAGCT TGCAAAAGGAGAAGGGCTACGGCAGCCTGCAGGACGAGGCAGTGAAGATTTTCAACTCTCTGCAGGAGATGGAGATTGTCTCCGACCCAGTGGCCATTATCCAGGGCATCCTGCAGACCTGCCACGACCTGAAGCCGCTCCGAGACGAGGTCTACTGTCAGCTGATCAAACAGACCAATCACGTGCCTCAACCCAACAGCCCGGGCAACCGCGCGCACTGGCACCTGCTCACGTGCATGAGCTGTACGTTCCTGCCCAGCCGAGCCATCCTGCGCTACCTGCGCTTCCACCTCAAGAG GGTGAGGGAGCGTTATCCTGGCACCGAGATCGAAAAGTACGCCCACTTTATCAGCGAGTCTCTGAAGAAAACCAAGACGAGGGAGTTTGTGCCCTCTCAGGAGGAGATCGCCGCCCTGCTGACCAGACGCGAGATGGCCACCACGGTGTACTGCCACGGAGGAGGATCCTGCAAGATCTCCATCAACTCCCACACCACTGCAGGAGAG gttgtgGAGAAGCTGATCCGAGGTCTGGCGATGGATAACAGCCGGAATTTATTCTCCTTGTTTGAACACAACAAGGTGGAGAGCCGAGCTATCGAGAGCCGTGTCATCGTAGCAGACGTACTCGCCAAGTTTGAAAG ACTGGCAGGaagtgaggaagaggaagaggaaggccCTTGGCGGctttattttaaactgtattGCTTCCTCGATGTGGACAGCATGCCCAAAGAAGGGGTGGAGTTTGCCTTCATGTTCGAACAG GCTCATGAGAGTCTGATCAGCGGCCATTTCCCGGCCTCTGAGGAGACGCTGCAGCACCTGGCCGCACTTCGGCTGCAGTACATCCATGGAGACGTGGCGCGCACGCCGTGGAGCCTGAGCAGCGTGTATCCGGTGGCGCGCCTCCGCACCCGCATCCTGCACTCCACCAAGGTTGGTGGGTCGGGTGGGGTGGGAGTTGCGGGTGTGGGTCCAGGAGGTCACACGCTCGAGAGGAGAAGGACCAGCTTCCTGGACGGCACTCTGCGGCGCAGCTTCAAGACTGGCTCGCTGAAGAAGCAACGTGAGGAAGAGCAAATGCTGGAGATGTTTGTTAAGGAGGAGATGTCGGCTACTCTGACCAGCGTCCTGGAGAAGTGGAACCGCCTGCACGGCATGCCTCAACACCAGGCTATGCTCAGCTACATGACCATCATCAAAGAGTGGCCCGGATATGGCTCTACACTCTTCGACGTTGAG tgtAAAGAAGGAGGTTTCCCTCATGACCTGTGGCTGGGAGTGAGTGCAGAGAATGTGTCTGTGTATAAGAGAGGAGAACCCAAACCACTAGAGACCTTCCAGTACGAGCATATAGTCTTCTTCGGCGCGCCGCAGCCCAGCACCTACAAGATCACCGTTGACGAAAGGGAGATGTTTTTCGAAACTCCTCGG GTGGGTGAGATCACAAAGATCATGAAGGCCTACATCAACATGATTGTCAAGAAGCGCTGCAGCGTCATGTCCGTCACCAGCACCGGCAGCACATGGATCAGGTGA